The sequence aattttataaaaattaattttcatttcctTGATTTATCAACTAAAAGAAATCAGAATTTCATAACCAAATTTTTTAGATGTATTAGTGGTGTTAATCtctgattattatttaaacttattttttttttaaattataaataaattattttgaaaaattttatcttttttctgttttatttttttttttaaattaattaatttttttttcctaaacagttttaaagaaaaaaaaaaaaaataaaataaaaagaattaatcaaaatgaaatataTACATCATATAttcataattttattaatttttgtgtTTGCAAGTCTAAATAAAGTAGAGGCTGGTAATTTCCTTTTTCCACCAGTTCCAAGTTTGTATTTTgcatttatattaaaattaaagttttattttaaaaattattattaatttttttttttattataaaaaaaatagctAAACCACCGAAAACTCCTAAACCTGTAAGACCAACTTCTTCTCCATTAGGACCTCCtgaaaaaaatgatgaaaattatGGTACACCAGTCAATGGTGATAGACCAAAATGGATTGAAAGATCAGCACATTTATTAACCAATATACTTAGAATTGATCCACAaggatataaaaaaatgttttttacaGGAGGAGAAACTATGTATAATGTTTTATCTAAAGGTGGAATATATCAACCAATGCATCCATTATATTATAGAAGAGATCTTGATAAATCAGCATTGTCTCATTCAGAAGATATGTCATCAACACCTTGCTTCCAACATCCATCATGTAATGGAACTGATACAGATACTCGTTTACGTTACTTTTACACTGGATGTGGTGACCCAAATCAAGACGAAAGTAGTTAtggtgaaaatattttaaaaggaATGAAAACTGCTAAAGattcaatcaattattgGATATGTGAAAATTGGCCTATAGGAAATGGAATTTGTGTTTCTGATGGATCAAATGATGGCCATAGAAGTAATCTATTAAATAGTGATTTTTATTCGATTGGAATAGCATCAAAATTAAGTAATGTTGATTCATTAGTTTATTGGACTCAAGATTTTGATAGTTCAATTTGTCCAATGGATATCGCAGATTTACCAATTCATAGTGGCTCTCATATCTTTTCAGATGATAAATCATCTTGTACATTTGGTGTAACATTTTTTTCAGAGAGGAAATCCATTACATCAGTAATGGGAAAGGTTTATATCAATTATAATACAGAAATAACTGAAGAAccatttgtttttgatttaacCTTGAAAATTGGATCGACAACAAAAggtgtttatttttatgacacttcaaacttttcaaaaaatgattcttattattttgaatttacaaTTCTGGATAATTCTAAATCAATAACCTATAGATATCCACAGAAAGGATATTTAAGATTAATTGATGAATCAATTTTAGATGAACCATCTTGGGTTaaagtttaaaataaatttttaaagtttttttttatttattttttaaaaaaaatttattttatatattttaaattataatttaataataacatttattttattttaatttattattattattattattattataatttaaatttgatataagaaaataattattctatttttcagaatttatatatttggaAATCAAATTGATGTtggttaaaattaattaattcaattatttattttttaatagtttcatcatcaatatcttcttctataatttcatcatcattttcaatatcaaattcatcaCTGGTTTGATCATTtccttcttcttcttgttgttgattaattaatggttttgatttaattaatttatctcttaatttattttcaatttctacTAAAAGATTTGGTTGAGTCTTTTCTAAAAGGTATTTAGTCTTTTCCCTACCTTGGTCTAATTTAATATCGTTATAACTATACCAAGATCCCATTTTATCTATAATTCCTTCTGCAACTGCAAGATCAATGATTTCACCAGTTTTATTTATACCAGATTGgaaatcaatatcaaaaatTGCCTCTTTAAATGGTGGtgctaatttattttttacaactTTTGCTTTTACTTGTGATGCAATAATATCATCTCCTTTTTTAACTGTTCCAACTTTTCTAATATCAATTCtaattgatgaaaaaaactattccaaaaaaaaaaaaaaaaaacaataaattaaaaaaaataaaaaataaaaaaaatattaattatttataaataaatataataaaaaaaaaaaaaaaaaaaaaaaaaaaaaaaaaaaaaaatttacctTTAAAGCATTACCACCAGAAGTTACTTCAGGATTACCAAACATAACACCAATTTTCATAcgaatttgatttataaaaattaaaacacaaTTTGAATCTTTTAATGTTGGAGATAATTTACGTAAGGCTTGTGACATTAAACGAGCTTGTACACCAAGATGAGAATCACCCATTTCACCTTCGATTTCAACTCTTGGAACCAAAGCTGCAACACTATCAACAACGATAACAGACATTGTTTTTGAACGAAGTAAAGAATCAACGATTTCTAATGCTTGTTCACCATTGTCAGGTTGAGAAACGAATAGTTCATCTAAATTTACACCTAAACGTGCAGCCCATTGTGGGTTTAGTGCATGTTCAGCATCGATAAAAGTACAATTTCCTCCAGCTTTTTGAGCTTGAGCAATGACATGTAATGCTAAAGTTGTTTTACCACTACTTTCAGGTCCAAATATTTCAGTGACTCTACCTTTTGGTAAACCTCCTACTCCTAATGCAATATCTAATCCCATTGATCCTGATGGTATAACTTCAACTTTTTGAGTTGAAAATTGGGACCctaatttcattaatgtACCTTTACCAAAACTTTTctctaattcttttaaaacattctccattgatgatgaagatgctGATTTTTTACTTGTTTTACTTGTTTCAATTTCtccatcttcatcatcttcatctttctttgatttctctatataatgttaataataaataaaattagtactaaattaaaaaaaaaaaaaaaaaaagaataaaaaaaaaaagatgatagACATACTACctgattttgatgattttgaataattattatataaattgatattagttttatttgtGAAAAGGTTTGTTTTAGTGTTacataatgaaaaagaattaattttcaatccattgaataaaatattgttattgttagaTCTTTGAGTTATTTTATAAGTTGAAGAAAGAATTTTGTTTATTGACATCTTTTctcaaaaaaacaatgaaatttaatttaaaaaaaaaataaaaaaaaaaataaaaaactaaaaaaaaaactaaaaaatatatcaaaaaaaaaaaaaatataaaaacaaaaataaaaataaaaataaaaataaaataaaataaaaaatacaaaataatTCGGTAATTaggttttgaaattattggaaaaatcaatttccaagaatatttttttttatttttttttttttattttgatagtgaatatatttatagaatgaataatttaaattatatatatatatttatcatttattatttgtttatttatttattatttatttatttatttaaagatcagctaataaatcatcatcattatcatcatcatcatcctcatcatcatcattttctaatttctttttcatagATTCTTCTTgagatttaatttcatcatcagttGGAGGTATAATTTCATCCATTTCTTCAGCAAATTCTTCCCAATTTTCGAGTGCTTCTCTATAGAATTCAACTTGCATTGCTACATAATCTCTAATTTGTTTTCTAATCTCTAATTTAAaggttttttcattttcaaccattttctttaaaaattcatcagTTATTGAAGTATAATTTTTTCTACACTCCTCTTCATCCGATTTTGCTTGAAGTGTTTTATTTGCAAATGTatcattctttttctttacaTCAACTAAATTTGATTGTGATTGTTCATATCTAAttctaattaaattttgtttcttttttttttttttaatttatttatttatttatttatttataaaaatgaattaataatttaaaattaatcataaataaataatttaatacttACTCTTTTTAATTCTCTTGCTTTCTTTAAATCTTCATCATAAAATTCTGCTAATGGTTCAATAAATTGACCTAAGCAACCAATTACACCTTCTTTCATTGATTGATCAAACTCTGTTATTTGTTCTCCTAAAATTCTTAATGCCTCACCTTCATCTGTTGATTTTAACATACCATTACCAAATTCTTGAATTGATTCACCAAATCCATTATTTACttctaaaaaatttataaaaaaaaaaaaaaaaaaaaaaaaaattattaatttaaaaaatataataatataattataataatttttaatgataataataatattattattttaaaattaatatttttacttACTATCTAAAGCAAACATTGtatttttaccatttttagtaaaaattttacaatccttttttaattctgataaagtatttttcatttttttaatatcatcagAATCGGCACCAGCAGAAGAAGTTTTACCCATTTTTTCTAAATACATTTGAGTTGAAATTGAAACTGTTAATGATAATCTTTTCATTCTAGATTTATTTGGACTTGTTGCATTTGTAGGTTGAGAATTTGTTATAGGTGCATTTGTATTTGATGTTGGAGTTGAAGTAATACTATTACCACTAAATGAGCTATTGGAATAAGtagaattatttgatgaatttatattattttctttattactattatcagcAGAACTTGCACCATTTGCTTGATCTATAGTATTAGCATTAAACTTTTTATGTCTTCTAGTgttaaaataatgatgatctGTAGATCCATATACTCTATTACTTGttggattattatatttattattataataattatcattatcataactattattataattattattataactattattataattattattattattattaatactattattattataattattattttttgaacttacattactaccactactactcatattattttttaatggatttttattattattatgtttttGTATATAATCATCTGAagaaatacttttttttgaatgatCATATGAAACTGATTTAGATCTTTCTCTATCTAAATATTGAGTTGTtgccattttatttttataattattattttaattattttaattatttatatatatttatatatttgatgaatgatttttaaataattttatttattgaaggggtaatgattttataattttaattatttttgttttgttttggtttgtttatttttttattttttttatttatttttttttttgttaattatttttgtttttttttttattattattattattattgtttgaatgtattaaattaaatttaatataatgagagagtagtggtagtattgGTGGTTACTTCctaaaaaaatgtaattaaattcctataataatttattttgacaATATAATTAAAGTGTTAAATTAATGATTCTATCTTACATCAACAAACGCGCACATTCAACACATACAcacaaaaactaaaaatagaacacacatataaaaaaaaaaaaaaaaaaaaaaaaacacccaaaaacaataataataataataaacaaaaagagAATGTGTGAGTTTTTTACACCACACTTGTATAAATATTCTTTGtatacttttttttgtaaaaaataaaaagaacaaaaattGTTTCACCAATAAAAAGGATTAATCTTGTAAAAATCCCAATGAACGatcaagatttaaatttatactTTTCCACTTCACTGAAAATagaaacaaaaacaaaacaaaaaaaaaattaaaaataaaaaataaataaatggaataataaaataataaaataaaaaaaaaagaatttttctatttatatttttattaatatatatttaatccTTACactttaatatatatatatattatattgttttttttttttttttctttttctttaaataaaaaaaaattattatgtaatctaatttattttttttaattatttttttaattattattttatcataAAATAACTATAGGAAGAGATTGATtgaattgtaaaaataatataattttacaatgaggtaaaaaaaaaaaaaaattaaatgattgaataaatatttattattatttatttaaataatttgtaaaataaaaaatgaaaataaaaaaatgctgtttaaaattagtttgtttttgttttttttttttttacaataaatccagtgtttattaatttaatcacgagtgatttttttttttttctttttttttttaaaatttccaaaaaaaaaaaaatcatatttattattataaaaaatggtttgacaattacaataaaatcatttccTACCTTTTAGaagataattatttatttgtgtggtgatgatgaatttttttgatcattCTCTTGTTATTTTCGGTACAAAACAGAAcccctttaaaaaaaaaaaaaaaaataaaataaaataaaaaaaaaaaataaaaattttgattatttatttttatttttcaaagaaaacaatcaatcaaaaaaaaataaataaaaaaaaaggaaaaaaaaaaaaaaattgttacactttttaa comes from Dictyostelium discoideum AX4 chromosome 2 chromosome, whole genome shotgun sequence and encodes:
- the recA gene encoding DNA recombination protein, with translation MSINKILSSTYKITQRSNNNNILFNGLKINSFSLCNTKTNLFTNKTNINLYNNYSKSSKSGKKSKKDEDDEDGEIETSKTSKKSASSSSMENVLKELEKSFGKGTLMKLGSQFSTQKVEVIPSGSMGLDIALGVGGLPKGRVTEIFGPESSGKTTLALHVIAQAQKAGGNCTFIDAEHALNPQWAARLGVNLDELFVSQPDNGEQALEIVDSLLRSKTMSVIVVDSVAALVPRVEIEGEMGDSHLGVQARLMSQALRKLSPTLKDSNCVLIFINQIRMKIGVMFGNPEVTSGGNALKFFSSIRIDIRKVGTVKKGDDIIASQVKAKVVKNKLAPPFKEAIFDIDFQSGINKTGEIIDLAVAEGIIDKMGSWYSYNDIKLDQGREKTKYLLEKTQPNLLVEIENKLRDKLIKSKPLINQQQEEEGNDQTSDEFDIENDDEIIEEDIDDETIKK